The sequence AAAGATTCCTAAATCCATATAAAGATTCTCTTCCGCTTTTCTTAAATCGGAGTTCTACTAGAATGGTGATTATAATTTATTAACCCATCCTAGTTAAGCTGTCGATACCATTTAGCTGCTTCCTGTACTTCTCTTAATGTCAATTGATGCCCGCTATTTTCCCAATGTAAATGTACATTTGCTGAAGCATCCTGTAACAACTGTTTAAGATCTTCTGATTCTTGAGCAGGGCAAATAGGATCATTTGTTCCTGCTGCAATAAATACATCGACTTTAGATAAATCAGGTAACTCAATGCCGCGTCTTGGAACCATTGGATGATGCAAAATCGCTCCCCGCAGGGCATCCTGATGGTGAAATAATAAGCTTGCAGCAATATTTGCACCATTAGAATAACCAATGGCAAATATGTGATCACGAGCAAAGTTATATGTTACAGCGGCTTCATTTAGGAAATTAAGTAATTCTTCTGTTCGAAATACTAAATCTTCTTCATCAAAAATACCTTCGGCTAAGCGTCTAAAAAAACGGGGCATTCCATTTTCGAGTATATTTCCTCGTACACTAAGAATATTAGCTCCCGCATCAATTTCAGTTGCAAGCGGTATTAGATCCCGTTCGGTCCCTCCAGTACCGTGTAGTAACAGGAAAGTCGGTTTCGATTGGTCACTTCCTCGCTGAAAAATATGTTTCATCCTGTTCCTCCTTTAAGCTCGTTTTCCTACCGTTTTTAAAACATTTATCACGGTCTGTTTTTGTTGATCACTAATGCCAGCAAACAAGTCTTCCATTATTTTCTGATGCTTTGGAAAAATTTCATCCATTAATTTTTTTCCTTCATTTGTAATATCGATATAGACAACACGCCGATCTTCTTGACAATGTTGTCTTTTTAATAATCCTTTCTGTTCTAATTTGTCAATAACATATGTAATAGAACCAGTTTTAATCAGGACACTTTCCGATATTTCCCGAACCGTTTGCTTTCCCTTATGATACAGGGTTTCAAGAATAGTAAATTCAGATGTTTTCATTCCGTAGTTTTTTATATCCTGCATCATTCGTTCTTGTAGTGCTTTTGAGGCTTTGACTAAGACGACAAAAGCCTTTAATGAAAGATTCTCTTGCATCATCGTTCCACCTTGTTTGTATTGAATTAATATATTCTTAATTAAATATAATCTATTCTGTTTAGGCTGTCAAAGTATATGAAATACCGGCGGAGAAAGGCATAGAACAGGGAAAAGCTGAAACGTTAATTTTTACCTTCATGTTTCTACCCATAGAAAATGGTTAATGGTGCCGTTGATTTTACGTATATTTTTATACATTACTTTTAAGAGTTAACCCTTACCCCTTTTTTAAGGCTGAATGAAAAGATGATATTGCTTAGTTTAGGTGCAATATCATCTTTCTTACATCATTAGCCCGCATGTAACTGGCAGTAAGACCTGCCCTTCCATGCGGAGGTGAAATCTTGGACGATACGTGGTCCAACTGCAAGTCAAATGCCCGACTCTGTTTACCCGATTCTGTTTATTCTAATAATCAGTGGGGGATAAAAGCCCCCCCACTGATGCAAGACAATGTATCATTCTCTTTGCATTTTTAAGTTTCTTTTTTGCTTCAACAGTTCTTGAAATTCTTCTTCCAGTTTATCAGAAGGCTCTATACTTAATTTGCTCAGCACTTCGGTAAGCTTCGTTTCGACTACGATTAATTGTTGTTCGATCATGTCTTCCTGTGGTTTAGAGAAGTCATTTTTATAGGCGTCATAAGACCCTTCAAACACAGTGATCTTTTTATTCCCTCCGAAGGCAATCAAGCGATTTGCAATGGTTTTAATAAATCTCCGGTCATGGGAAACAAACAATACGGTTCCTTCATAATTTACAAGCAGTTCTTCTAAAGCTTCTACTGCCTCAATATCAAGAAAATTTGTCGGCTCATCAAGAATGAGTGTATTAATATCACTAACAAATAATTTAGCAAATGCTACTTTTACCCGTTCTCCTCCGCTTAGAACGTTTACATGTTTATAAACATCGTCTCTGTGAAAATGCAGTCTTGCTAGTACCGTTCGAATCAGTGTTTCATTTTGACTGGATGTGTTGCTTACATTCTCTAAAATTGTTTTGTTCGTTTCAAGTATATCTAAATTTTGGCTAAAGTAGCCGACTTTCATTGCTGGAGCATGACGAACTTGATCATTCTCTTGCATCAGGTTTTTGATTAATGTTGTCTTGCCGCTGCCATTAGGTCCAATAATGGCAATTTTATCTCCACCTTTAACATGGAAGCTAACGGGATTCCATAGGAGACGTTGACTAATGACTCCCTTTAGATCTTCTACCCGTAGAAGAGTTCTTCCGTGTAGTTTGTCTGCATATGGCAAGTTCATCTTGACTGGTGGCGTTTCCTTTACTTTTTCTACCTGTTCCAGCTTTTCCAGTCTTGTTTCGATCGCTTTAGCTGCTTTTCGTAATTTCTTTTGTTTATTTGCAAAATAAGGCCTGGCACCTGTAATTTTTGCTTCTGAACTGCTTGTTTGCTTTGGTTTCTTTGTTGCTCGTTGTGCTTTTTGCTCTTTTAATTGAAGCGCTTGTTCTAATTGTGTTTTCTTGGCTATATAATTTTCATAAGCCTGTTGCTGCTGATTTAGCTGCATGTTCTTCTGTTCCTGATAATGAGAGTAATTTCCTTTATATTCCGTTACATAGCCATCTTCCAGTTCCCATATCGTTGTACACAATGCATCAAGAAACTCACGATCATGGGAAACAATAATTAGTGCGCCTTTCCATTTTTTTAGCTGTGTTTCTAATTTTTCAATGTGCCATGTATCCAAATTCGTTGTTGGTTCATCTGCTAATAAGATATCTGCCTGGTTAGCTAGGGCTCTGTTAATATATTCTTGAGTTACTTCGCCACCACTTTTTGTCGTAATCATACGTTTCAATTGTGGAACTAATTCGATTGTTCCATGGGTTATAATTTTTCCCGTTTCCGGTACAGTTTCTTTTGCAAGAATTTGTAACAATGTTGTTTTTCCACTGCCGTTTTTCCCAACCAAACCAATACGATTTCCTTTATGGACAGCTAGTGATTCGATTTCAATTAATTTTCGATCTTTTATATAGTGAATTAAATTTCTCGCTTCTAATAAACGCATACGTTCATCTCCTCATATAGGCTGAAAACTTGGCTATTACCAAGTGATTAGGTGTAAGAGGCTTCATTGCATGTTTAATTATTGTCGTCTTTTTTTATACATTGTAGATAACTTTTTGAAAAGTATCTTCGTCGCCTCAAGTGCTTAAGCGACTAGCAAACTTGAAACTGCTTCCTACGATAAGTTAACATCGGCTCAATACTAAATGAAGACCGACTAAAACGGGCTTACCGTCGACATATGCCTGATTTATTGGCATGTTCTGTCTCAAATGTAAGGAGACGTTTCAAAAATCTGCTTATTATTTTGAAGACTTTATAAGAGAAATGGCTCCTAGATCCATTCCTTCAAAGGCTTTTAGGAAATCCCCTTGTAGACTGACATTCCGTGTAAAAAGCACGGAATGAAGTTTTCGCTTTACCTTGTCAAAAGTTCTTCCGTTTGTACGTTGCACCCCTGAGCGCTTCTAGCTTTTGTTTTTTTACATACAAAAAAGCCTCCTATTCATCCCAGAATAGGAGGCATCGTAGATAAGTATGGTTAAAGATACGTATTCCATTATGCCACTTAGTCTATTTACACAATATAGATGTAAAGAGAGTAGTACATAAAAGAATAAAGATCGTTACCAATTACATCGAGCATCATCCTATTCTGAAATGTTCATAAGTTGCATGCAAGAATAAACAGATCAATATCTGTTGTTATTGCCGCTTCCTTATCCATTTATTTCAGTAAATAGGATTAATAAATCATGTAATTGGGTCACCCTTTCCGTTATTATTAGTACCATTATATAGAAAATAATTGCTATTGTCTATCCACTTAAGCTTATAGGACAAGATTTTTAATTAATTCTTCTTGCAAAGTCTACAAACTTAAATTTATCGGGTCGATGTCGAGATTCCGTAAATTGAAATAGTCTCGCATCCTCTAAGTAAACTAAACTTTTGATCACAACAGTATTCGTATGGTGTTTTAAATCCAATAATTTCCTGTCTTGTTTAGTTGGTTCTTCAACGGTAATTTCTTTTTGAGCAAAGCTAATGGAAAGACCAAGTTCATGCTCAATATAATCGTAAATAGATCGCTCGCATGTTTCTATACGAGGCATAGGAATAATCGATTCGATAAAATAATCTTTGTCTAAAATGACATTTTCTCCATCAATCGTTCTTACGCGAATAACGTTCCAAATTTTGTCCTTTGTATTGATTGTTTTATATATGGGACTGGAACGTTTTACTTCTTCCATCTGAATCACTGTTGTTTTAGCATCTAAGTTTAATTTTTTTGCTAATTCTTTAAAGCTGACAATTCCTGAGACTGGAAAATCAAGTCGTGGACGGTCAATAACAATCGACCCTTTTCCCCGTATTTTTTGAATATAGCCATGCTGTGATAATAAATGTAATGCTTTTCGAATCGTTTCTCTCGATGTTTGATAAATTTCGGCTAAGTCGTTTTCGGAAGGGAGTAAGGAAGATGTTGGTAACATATCGTTATTAATCTGTTCAACTAAATCATGATAAATCATTAAATATTTCTTTTGCATCGTTATAACCTCTTTATTTACGATAATAGGCAGCAAGCTCCATTATGATATGGATAACGAAAAAGAGCTAGACTGCCTTTTACAAGGTTGACGGCATGAGACAAAATAGATTCAACCAGAAAATATTGAATCAGTTATTTATTAAATAATAAATAATGGACTCATAAGGTCGTAATGGTATGGTGCCTAATTTAGAAGGCGAATCAGAATAATTGGACAGAAGAATAATCGCTTTTTCATTCCGTAAATCATCAATAGTAATTTCCGTATCCGTATCATAAAAATTGCTTATTACGACTAAGCTTTCATTCTGCCAATTTCGTGAATATGCAAAAACATTTAGATGATGGATATCGATCATCTTAAAGTCTCCATAAGTAATGATATCATATTTTTTTCGTAAAGAAATTAGTTTCTGATAATGTTTAAAGATAGAGT is a genomic window of Virgibacillus proomii containing:
- a CDS encoding Vga family ABC-F type ribosomal protection protein, translated to MRLLEARNLIHYIKDRKLIEIESLAVHKGNRIGLVGKNGSGKTTLLQILAKETVPETGKIITHGTIELVPQLKRMITTKSGGEVTQEYINRALANQADILLADEPTTNLDTWHIEKLETQLKKWKGALIIVSHDREFLDALCTTIWELEDGYVTEYKGNYSHYQEQKNMQLNQQQQAYENYIAKKTQLEQALQLKEQKAQRATKKPKQTSSSEAKITGARPYFANKQKKLRKAAKAIETRLEKLEQVEKVKETPPVKMNLPYADKLHGRTLLRVEDLKGVISQRLLWNPVSFHVKGGDKIAIIGPNGSGKTTLIKNLMQENDQVRHAPAMKVGYFSQNLDILETNKTILENVSNTSSQNETLIRTVLARLHFHRDDVYKHVNVLSGGERVKVAFAKLFVSDINTLILDEPTNFLDIEAVEALEELLVNYEGTVLFVSHDRRFIKTIANRLIAFGGNKKITVFEGSYDAYKNDFSKPQEDMIEQQLIVVETKLTEVLSKLSIEPSDKLEEEFQELLKQKRNLKMQRE
- a CDS encoding MarR family winged helix-turn-helix transcriptional regulator, encoding MQENLSLKAFVVLVKASKALQERMMQDIKNYGMKTSEFTILETLYHKGKQTVREISESVLIKTGSITYVIDKLEQKGLLKRQHCQEDRRVVYIDITNEGKKLMDEIFPKHQKIMEDLFAGISDQQKQTVINVLKTVGKRA
- the treR gene encoding trehalose operon repressor codes for the protein MQKKYLMIYHDLVEQINNDMLPTSSLLPSENDLAEIYQTSRETIRKALHLLSQHGYIQKIRGKGSIVIDRPRLDFPVSGIVSFKELAKKLNLDAKTTVIQMEEVKRSSPIYKTINTKDKIWNVIRVRTIDGENVILDKDYFIESIIPMPRIETCERSIYDYIEHELGLSISFAQKEITVEEPTKQDRKLLDLKHHTNTVVIKSLVYLEDARLFQFTESRHRPDKFKFVDFARRIN
- a CDS encoding alpha/beta hydrolase produces the protein MKHIFQRGSDQSKPTFLLLHGTGGTERDLIPLATEIDAGANILSVRGNILENGMPRFFRRLAEGIFDEEDLVFRTEELLNFLNEAAVTYNFARDHIFAIGYSNGANIAASLLFHHQDALRGAILHHPMVPRRGIELPDLSKVDVFIAAGTNDPICPAQESEDLKQLLQDASANVHLHWENSGHQLTLREVQEAAKWYRQLN